One Buteo buteo chromosome 5, bButBut1.hap1.1, whole genome shotgun sequence DNA window includes the following coding sequences:
- the TMEM169 gene encoding transmembrane protein 169 produces the protein MPSETLESSSGMEETMQKESKSGSHSPRHGTMRRAVATTVTFDGEATMDRRKKKKKESRPESIIVYRSENENKVEEEQVDEEGGERTSEEGSKFLGQSMADGVWNMPLDSRYVTLTGTITRGKKKGQMVDIHVTLTDKELQELAKSKEPPKEDVPEKKKKCDVGLDRGPHIILWTIICLPIIFVLSFVVSFYYGTITWYNIFLVYNEERTFWHKITFCPFLIIFYPIIIMVVSFSLGLYSAVAQVAWSFGYWWHAVRDMEKGFCGWLCSKLGLEDCSPYSIVELLDSDNISGSLSGKSSAQGVETSAV, from the exons ATGCCAAGTGAGACGCTTGAGAgcagcagtgggatggaggagaccATGCAGAAAGAGAGCAAGTCTGGAAGCCACAGCCCTCGCCACGGCACCATGAGAAGGGCCGTGGCAACCACTGTCACCTTTGATGGGGAAGCCACTATGGAccggaggaaaaaaaagaagaaagagtcCCGTCCTGAGTCAATAATAGTGTATCGGTCGGAGAATGAGAATAAGGTAGAAGAAGAACAGGTggatgaagaaggaggggagaggaccTCCGAGGAAGGCTCCAAGTTCCTGGGTCAGTCCATGGCAGATG GTGTCTGGAACATGCCTTTAGACAGCCGCTATGTCACATTGACTGGAACAATCAccaggggaaagaagaagggtcAGATGGTGGACATCCATGTCACATTAACGGACAAAGAGCTGCAGGAACTGGCTAAGTCAAAGGAACCTCCTAAAGAGGATGTACctgagaagaagaagaaatgtgatGTTGGGCTGGACAGAGGACCCCACATCATCCTCTGGACCATCATCTGCCTCCCCATCATTTTTGTACTGTCCTTTGTGGTTTCATTCTACTATGGAACCATTACATGGTACAACATCTTCTTGGTGTACAATGAAGAGAGGACCTTCTGGCACAAAATCACCTTTTGTCCCTTTTTGATCATCTTCTACCCAATTATAATTATGGTTGTGTCTTTTTCCCTAGGCCTGTACTCGGCTGTGGCCCAGGTAGCATGGTCCTTTGGGTACTGGTGGCATGCTGTCAGGGATATGGAGAAGGGCTTCTGTGGCTGGCTCTGCAGCAAGCTGGGTTTGGAAGATTGTTCTCCATACAGCATTGTTGAGCTGCTAGATTCTGACAACATCTCAGGTAGTCTCTCTGGCAAGAGCTCTGCGCAGGGGGTTGAGACCTCAGCAGTCTGA